Within Alcaligenes sp. SDU_A2, the genomic segment TTTTTCATACCAGTAAGTCCCTGCCGTGTTCGTGACTTGACCATACATTCCTTGAACCAATGCTTATGGCACTCAGGTTGTTGGATTGGCCAGTAGGAGCGCTCATCCTCGTCGATGAACCCGAAGCTGGCCTGATGACAGCCGATCTTGGACCTCCGGTTCCAGGATGCCGGTCTAGACGGCAACGGTGGGGCAATTGCAAAAAAGCCCGCTCTCGAATCGAGAGCGGGCTTTTTCTTGTCTGGTGGCCAGGGGCAGAAATCAGTTCTGTCTGGCCGGGTGGCGGCTGCTGAACAAAAATAGAACGATGCCGGCTGCAATCATGGGGATTGACAGCCATTGGCCCATAGATAGGCCGGCGCTGAGCAGGCCCAGGAATTGGTCCGGTTCGCGCGTGTATTCCACGCCGAAACGAAAAACACCGTAGCCGATCAAAAACAGAGCGCTGGCCTGGCCCACAGGGCGGGGGCGGCGCGTGAACCACCAGAGCAGCGCAAACAGGACGATACCTTCCAGCGCCATTTCGTAGAGCTGTGACGGATGGCGGGCAGTGGCGTCGACTTGCGGGAACACCATGGCCCACGGCACATCGCTGGGGCGTCCCCATAGTTCGCCATTGATGAAATTACCCAGGCGTCCCACCATCAGTCCAAGCGGAATCAGGGGAGCCAGAAAGTCGCCGACTTCCAGAAAGCGGCGTTGGCGCGAACGGGCGAACAGGGCAATGGCCACTAGCACGCCGATCAAGCCGCCATGAAAGGACATGCCACCTGTCCACACATATAGGATTTCCAGTGGGTGGGACAGGTAATAGGAAGGTTGATAAAACAGGGTGTATCCCAGCCTTCCGCCAAGCACCACCCCAAAGACGCAGTAAAAGATCAGATCTTCCAGGTCTTTGCGGCTTAGAACGGTCTGGCCGGCGCGGATGCGGGCGCTGCCGGCCAGCCACACCAGGCCGAAGCCGATCAGATACATCAGCCCATACCAGTGGATCGCGACAGGACCGATTTGTATGGCGACAGGATCAAACTGCGGGTGTATTAACATGCTTGCCCATTCCAGAGGTGAATGTCAGATAATAACGCGAATGCCGCGCCTTGCCGGGGGCGGCTAAATTGTAAGGGAAGGATGATGACGCGCCTTGCTTGCAGGACATCCTGTTTACTATTGGTAGTGCTTTGTGTGCTGGCCGGCTTTAATCCAGCGGCAAAGGCTGATACGGTATCTATCCAGACCCTGTTGCAGACACAATGTTTGTCCTGCCATCAGATGGACAGAAAAAGGGTCGGTCCTCCGTTCATGGATGTCGCCCGGCGGTATGCGCAGGGCGATAGAGCCGCTGCCCAGCGCTATTTGGAAAAGCAGATCCGCCAGGGCAGTCGAGGCAACTGGGGGGCCATCCCCATGCCGGCCCAAAACAGGGTTAACGCCGAGCAGGCGCGGGCCATAGCGGCCTGGCTGCTGAATCTGACTGATACGTCAACGAAGGAGTCTCCATGAAAGAAACAGCCGTATTGGGCGGTGGGTGTTTTTGGTGTACCGAAGGAGTGTTTCAGGCACTGCGCGGGGTGCAGTCCGTTGTGCCGGGTTACTGTGGCGGCCACGTGGACGAGCCTACATACGAGCAGGTGTGCGGCAAGCAGACCGGGCATATCGAGGTGGTGCGCGTGGAGTTCGATCCAGCGGTCATTTCCTTCCGGGATCTGCTGCACGTGTTTTTCCTGACACACGACCCCACCACGTTGGATCGTCAGGGGGCGGATGTGGGACCGCAGTATGCATCGGCCATTTTTTGTCAGAACGACGAACAGCGTCGCATCGCGTTCGAAGTTATCGACAGTCTGCAGAGCGAATTTGATCAGCCCATTGTTACGCATGTGCTGGACAGTTCCACGTTCTGGCCTGCCGAGACCTATCACCATAATTACTTTGCCCGCAATCCCGAGCAAGGTTATTGCCAGATGGTCATTGCGCCCAAGCTCAGCAAGTTCCGCCAGCGCTTTCAGGCGTTGCTGGTTTAAGTCTTTTTTGCAGGCGCGGGCAGTCGGTCAACTGCCCGCGCTGGTCAGGTAACGCCGGTATAGCGGTGAACCCGGCAGGGTCAGGCGGGCCATTGCGCCGACGACCAGCAAGGTCAGTGCAATGCGGCCGGCGACCACCACCCAGAAATTGGCCCCCAGGGCCATGATCAGCAAGGTGTCCTCGATCAGGGAGTGGCACAGCGATAGCCAGGACAAGGCCAGTAATCGGGTGCGCGGACTGTAGTTCTGTTGTCGGGACTCGTCGATGATCAGGGCCCCGCCATAGCTCAGCCCCAGCAGTACGCCGACTGTCGTGGTGGGGGCGACGCGCTCTTCCAGTCCGGAAAATCGCAGCAGGGGCAACAGCAGCCGGGTCAGCAGCCGGGTAACGCCGATTTTTTCCAATATAGATAGAGCAAGCAGCAAGCCCAGAATAATCAGCCAGGTCATCAGCAGCGAACCGGCTGTACCCAGCAGCCAGTCCGTCCAGCCTTCCCAGCCGCCTTGGGTAGAGCTGGCTTGACCATAAAGCCAAGACAGCGAGATGGGTTCTTGCAACAGACCGGCAGCGGGTAGCAACCAGGCCAGCAGGGCGGCATAGAGCAGAGCGCAGCCCAAGCGTAGAAGGGCAGTCAACCAGAAGCTGGCTCCTGCCTTGCGGACAATGGCTTGTTCCATAGGCAGATTGTGGGCAAGCAGCATCATGCTGCCCAGAATGCTGACTTGGGCGGCATTCAGGCTCAGGGTGTCTCCTAGTGCCGCCATCGAGCCTATGCCTGCATAAATGCCGGCCAAGGCCGTTGTTGCCCAGACAATGCCTGCTTCGGGGGGCAAACCCACCCAGGCCATGACAGGGCCGATGAAACGACCGGCCATCTCGACCAGCCCCAGTTGTGCCGCAATACGCACGCCTATCATGATAGGCAGCATGATGCGGGCGACCGTATAGAACATGCGCAGGCTGCGCAGCAACAGGGTGTAGAGATAATGGGCCATGGGACGAGCAAGCAAAGAAGGTGCAACGATGCTAGCACAGTAGCCGGTCCGTTTCCCGGACTGGTGGTATGGGTGCGCACACCCGGTAATTTCAGTGCTTGCTGCTTGCCCGGCCCGGGCGCATTGACCTGCCTTGCGGGGCGGATCAATGCGTTGTGTGCCGCGTGGTGGTTTATCGACCGGAGCAGTGTCCGCCGCTGGCGGCCTGCCCGCTGCCCAGCGCGATGGGCGGGGGTTCGGGGGTGTAAGGACGTGGTTGCAGGCTGTCCATGACGATCAGCAGCACCACGAGCAACCAGAATGTGCTGGTGATCAATCTAAAGGTAGTCTTGTTCATGGTACGCCTTTAGGGGTTGAGACGATGCCGGATGCGGACACCGATAATAGACCCGGCAAACGCCAGCGCAAACCAGATCCAGCCATGCAGGCTTGCCGATGCGATGCCACCCAGGAAAGCGCCGACATTGCAGCCGAAGGCCATGCGTGCGCTGTACCCCATGATCAAACCCGCCACGGCCCCCACCCAGAGCGTGCGCGCGGCAGGAGCCTTGAACTGGACGGGGTGGTGCCAGCGGGATGCTGCCATTGCGCCCAGGATCAGTCCGAAATTGGTCACGGAAGTTACATCGGCCAGCACAGGTTCGGCCAGACGTTGCGCATGTGGGGCGGCACCCCAGAAGGCATCCCCGACAGGGGACCATCCCAGTGCGGCGAATACTTTGGCTCCCCATAGGCCTATGCCATAGACAATGCCCCAGGGTTGGCCGGCTACGATCATATGAATTAAATACAGCAAGGCCAGCAGCAAAGCTCCCATCCACCAGCGCATGGCCCATTTGGCTGGCGTTGCGCCGGTTTCCGCTTGATGGCGACGGGCACCCCGGCCCACCAGCCAGGCCACAGCGCCGCAAGCGGCTATTGTCAGAAGCAGGGCAAGGGGCCAGCCTAGCTCTTGGTTAAGGTCTACCGCCGGCAGGCCGCCCAGGTTGATCCAGGCGGGTTGATGCGAAGCCCCTAGAAAACTGCCAATGGCAAATGCCGGCAGCACGGCAAACGAAATCGGTGCGCCTGCGCCGGCTTTGTACAGCGTGCCGGAACCGCAGCCATCGGCCAATTGCATAGCGCCGCCAAATAAAAAAGCGCCCAGCACCAGGCTGATGGTCAGGGGGGCCACGGCACCGACCAGTTCGCCGCCGCCACGGGCAATCAACGGCAGTGTCAATGCGGCAGCCAATGCCAACAGCAACATCTGTGCCCAGATGCCTTGGGGATCGCGGCGCTCTATATAGTTACGCCAGCCAGTGGTGAAGCCAAAACGAGCGCCTTGCAATACCGCGCCAAAGCCTATGCCAAGGATGGCCAGCAGTCCTTGCCGCAAGCCTGCCACCACAGTAACGCCCAGAATCAGTGCCAGCCCAGCCAGCACAAATCCGGATCGAGTCAAAAAAAGCATAATCAGAAACCTAAAAGATCGGCGGACCGGAATCAGTTGACAGCCCGCAGCGTATCCAGCTTCAGGGCCTTGAAGCGGGAGGGTTGGTTATCCATAGGCAAATCACTGCGGCTCCACTCAACCACCGATTCCGGGTAAAGCCGCACATTAGGATTGCCGGCGATCTCGGACAGCACGAACCAGTTGGTTGACGCCCAGTGGCCGGTATTGCAGAAGGAGATGGTGGGCTTGTTATCCAGCCCTTGTGCTTTCACCAGCTTTACGATTTCGTTCTTGTCTTTCAGCGTAGGCTTGTCGCTATTGAAGAAGGTGTTGAAGTCCAGTTCGCGCGCTCCTGGCAGCGTGCCATAGCGGGCAGCGGCATCAACGCGTTGTTCGCCTTGAAAGAACGGGGTCGGGCGGGCGTCCAGTAGAACGGGGGGCTGCCCGGACTGGATGTAACTGGCGACCTCTTGCGTGCTGGCGACCATATCTTGCCGGTATGTATAGTTGAATTGAGTCGGTGTAATGGCAGGCGTGTCTTTGCTAAGAGCGTGCCCTTGTGCCTGCCATGCCTGTAGACCGCCATCCAGGATAGATAATTGGGTCAGTCCGCCTGCCTTCAGTGTCCAGTACACACGGGCAGCCGCGCCGAAGTCTGTCGGGTTGGCACCGGCATAGGTCACGACCACATAGCTGTCCTTGCTGATGCCCGCCTTGCTGAACAGCGCGGATAGCTCGGCTTCCGAACGCAGGGCACCGGCATTATCGGCTGGGCCGCGAAAAGCGCCGTAAGGCGTATTGACGGCACCGGGTACATGGCCCGCGGCGTATTCCTCGGGTGAGCGTATATCCAGAATACGCAAGGCGGGGTCATTCAGGTGGCTTGCCAGATCGCGTGGAAAAATCAGGGCTTGTCCAGTAGAGCTTTGGTCTGCGGATGCGGCTGCGCCAGTCTGGGCCGCGGCAGGACTCAAGGCCAACGGGCTGAATGCCAGGGCCAGAGAAACGACAATAGGCTTGATCATTATTACTCTCGATAGTAAGCAGGGGCTGGCCCCAGATGTTTGATGCTTAAAGACTATGGTAATAAAGAGGGCCTGGATGAATAACAACGATTTGGGGATTAGCTTATTTCCTTCAGGATTAAATGATTGCCTACCGAGGACAAACGCGGACTTCCTACACCCTCTATATATAGAGAGTAGGTAGGTAGGTAGGTAGGTAGGTAGGTAGGTAGGTAGGTAGGTAGGTAGGTAGGTAGGTAGGTAGGTAGGTAGGTAGGTAGGTAGGTAGGTAGGTAGGTAGGTAGGTAGGTAGGTAGGTAGGTAGGTAGGTAGGTAGGTAGGTAGGTAGGTAGGTGCGCAGGATGAGGGGTGAGTAGTCGGTTTGTTTGAATTAAATTTTTACATTCATATAAATCATTATGTATCAATGGGTTGGTGTTATTCCCATATGCTCCACCCAGAAATGCAGTGGAAAAATAGAGATATGTCTTGCTATTTAGGAAAACACCGTGCTATAGTTTCTTTCTTGCTGCAGCGAACAGGGTTTTCCCGAAGCGGTACAGCAAGCGGTTAGTTCGATTTCACCGCCTTGGCTCAATGGCCCGCACCGAAGTCTGAATCAATCGGCAGAAAATAAAGCTTGCATGATTTCAGTTTTTCATGTTAAAGTTCTAAATTCTGCAAACGAGATTGCAAAGTTAAGTTTTTAGCGATGTCTTAAAATTTACCTTTGTAGCTTGTGAAGTTAAGCAGTACGGAATCAGATGGCTTCATCCGGTTCTGGTTCAAGCGGGAACAAGTTTGATCGGTTTAGGTTCTACCCAAAACGCTCAAACGAACTTCAAAAAAACGCTTGACACACTGCGAAAAACGCTTCATAATCTCGTTTTTCTGCTGCTGAAACAGCAAGGCACGAAACGCCACACAGCGTAACGCGCCGGCCGAATCAGCCAGTAGAACGACAGGCAACTGTCACTGCTCTTTAACAATTAACAGCCGATAAGTGTGGGCGCTTGGAATGAGCGGGCCGAATCCTTCGGGAATCGCCACAAGTTTGTATCAAGTGCTCACAGACGAAAAATGAAGTTTTTACCTTGTGTAAACTCTGAATTTTTCTTTGAGACACAATCGGTCTCGTCGCAAGACGGGACAACCACAGAGATTAAACTGAAGAGTTTGATCCTGGCTCAGATTGAACGCTAGCGGGATGCTTTACACATGCAAGTCGAACGGCAGCACGAGAGAGCTTGCTCTCTTGGTGGCGAGTGGCGGACGGGTGAGTAATGTATCGGAACGTGCCCAGTAGCGGGGGATAACTACTCGAAAGAGTGGCTAATACCGCATACGCCCTACGGGGGAAAGGGGGGGATCGCAAGACCTCTCACTATTGGAGCGGCCGATATCGGATTAGCTAGTTGGTGGGGTAAAGGCCCACCAAGGCGACGATCCGTAGCTGGTTTGAGAGGACGACCAGCCACACTGGGACTGAGACACGGCCCAGACTCCTACGGGAGGCAGCAGTGGGGAATTTTGGACAATGGGGGAAACCCTGATCCAGCCATCCCGCGTGTATGATGAAGGCCTTCGGGTTGTAAAGTACTTTTGGCAGAGAAGAAAAGGCGCTTCCTAATACGAAGCGCTGCTGACGGTATCTGCAGAATAAGCACCGGCTAACTACGTGCCAGCAGCCGCGGTAATACGTAGGGTGCAAGCGTTAATCGGAATTACTGGGCGTAAAGCGTGTGTAGGCGGTTCGGAAAGAAAGATGTGAAATCCCAGGGCTCAACCTTGGAACTGCATTTTTAACTGCCGAGCTAGAGTATGTCAGAGGGGGTAGAATTCCACGTGTAGCAGTGAAATGCGTAGAGATGTGGAGGAATACCGATGGCGAAGGCAGCCCCCTGGGACAATACTGACGCTCAGACACGAAAGCGTGGGGAGCAAACAGGATTAGATACCCTGGTAGTCCACGCCCTAAACGATGTCAACTAGCTGTTGGGGCCGTTAGGCTTCAGTAGCGCAGCTAACGCGTGAAGTTGACCGCCTGGGGAGTACGGTCGCAAGATTAAAACTCAAAGGAATTGACGGGGACCCGCACAAGCGGTGGATGATGTGGATTAATTCGATGCAACGCGAAAAACCTTACCTACCCTTGACATGTCTGGAAAGCCGAAGAGATTTGGCCGTGCTCGCAAGAGAACCGGAACACAGGTGCTGCATGGCTGTCGTCAGCTCGTGTCGTGAGATGTTGGGTTAAGTCCCGCAACGAGCGCAACCCTTGTCATTAGTTGCTACGCAAGAGCACTCTAATGAGACTGCCGGTGACAAACCGGAGGAAGGTGGGGATGACGTCAAGTCCTCATGGCCCTTATGGGTAGGGCTTCACACGTCATACAATGGTCGGGACAGAGGGTCGCCAACCCGCGAGGGGGAGCTAATCTCATAAACCCGATCGTAGTCCGGATCGCAGTCTGCAACTCGACTGCGTGAAGTCGGAATCGCTAGTAATCGCGGATCAGAATGTCGCGGTGAATACGTTCCCGGGTCTTGTACACACCGCCCGTCACACCATGGGAGTGGGTTTCACCAGAAGTAGGTAGCCTAACCGTAAGGAGGGCGCTTACCACGGTGGGATTCATGACTGGGGTGAAGTCGTAACAAGGTAGCCGTATCGGAAGGTGCGGCTGGATCACCTCCTTTTAGAGCGAATGGCTCGCAAAGCGAAAGCGTCCACACTTATTGGCTGTTAGTTAATGTCATGACCATGAAGGTTATCGCCCAGTGGTGATAGATGGGTCAGTAGCTCAGTCGGTTAGAGCACCGTCTTGATAAGGCGGGGGTCGTTGGTTCGATTCCAACTTGACCCACCAACGATTACCTCGGGGGATTAGCTCAGCTGGGAGAGCACCTGCTTTGCAAGCAGGGGGTCGTCGGTTCGATCCCGTCATCCTCCACCATCGCTTTATCGCGGTAGAGGCCGGTAACTGATCATTCATGACAGAGTATAGGGCACAGGCAAACAACGGTTTGGCTGGCGCTAGATTCAACGAAGAGTGTTCTTTTTAAAGAATACTGCTCGTTGGGTTATGCAACCCACGAATTGCTCTTTAACAATTAGGAAGAAGCACAACGAAGGTGTGTTGTCTGATACGCATCATTTCTTAGGAAGCGATGTAGACAATGCACGGGTTGTGATTGCAACACGAACAATTTATGTTCAACAAGTTCTCAAAAATATAGACGTTGTTCAATCCTCGGATTGGATGACAGCTAAGGATTGATGAACGGCAACAACGTATACTCATATATCCTATAGCCGTAAGCGTTATAGGATCAAGCGAATAAGTGCATATGATGGATGCCTTGGCGATCACAGGCGATGAAGGACGCGGTAGCCTGCGAAAAGCTACGGGGAGCTGGCAAACAAGCTTTGATCCGTAGATGTCCGAATGGGGAAACCCACCGCAGCAATGCGGTATCCCATACTGAATACATAGGTATGTGGAGGCGAACCGAGTGAACTGAACCATCTCAGTAACTCGAGGAAAAGAAATCAACCGAGATTCCGGAAGTAGTGGCGAGCGAAACCGGACCAGCCTGGATGTTTTAGCGTATTACATAGTCGAATGGAATGGAAAGTCCAGCCGTAGCAGGTGATAGCCCTGTAGACGAAATGCAATACGTGGAACTAAGCATCGAACAAGTAGGGCGGGACACGTGAAATCCTGTCTGAATATGGGGGGACCATCCTCCAAGGCTAAATACTCGTGATCGACCGATAGTGAACCAGTACCGTGAGGGAAAGGCGAAAAGAACCCCGGAAGGGGAGTGAAATAGATCCTGAAATCATATGCATACAAACAGTAGGAGCACCTTCGTGGTGTGACTGCGTACCTTTTGTATAATGGGTCAGCGACTTACATTCAGTGGCAAGCTTAACCGAATAGGGGAGGCGTAGCGAAAGCGAGTCCGAATAGGGCGATTCAGTCGCTGGGTGTAGACCCGAAACCAGGCGATCTATCCATGGCCAGGTTGAAGGCACGGTAACACGTGCTGGAGGACCGAACCCACTAATGTTGAAAAATTAGGGGATGAGCTGTGGATCGGAGTGAAAGGCTAAACAAGCCTGGAGATAGCTGGTTCTCTCCGAAAACTATTTAGGTAGTGCCTCACGTATTACTGTCGGGGGTAGAGCACTGTTATGGCTAGGGGGTCACAGCGACTTACCAAACCATGGCAAACTCCGAATACCGACAAGTACAGCGTGGGAGACAGAGCACCGGGTGCTAACGTCCGGACTCAAGAGGGAAACAACCCAGACCGCCAGCTAAGGTCCCTAACTATGGCTAAGTGGGAAACGAAGTGGGAAGGCATAGACAGTCAGGAGGTTGGCTTAGAAGCAGCCATCCTTTAAAGAAAGCGTAATAGCTCACTGA encodes:
- the lgt gene encoding prolipoprotein diacylglyceryl transferase; amino-acid sequence: MLIHPQFDPVAIQIGPVAIHWYGLMYLIGFGLVWLAGSARIRAGQTVLSRKDLEDLIFYCVFGVVLGGRLGYTLFYQPSYYLSHPLEILYVWTGGMSFHGGLIGVLVAIALFARSRQRRFLEVGDFLAPLIPLGLMVGRLGNFINGELWGRPSDVPWAMVFPQVDATARHPSQLYEMALEGIVLFALLWWFTRRPRPVGQASALFLIGYGVFRFGVEYTREPDQFLGLLSAGLSMGQWLSIPMIAAGIVLFLFSSRHPARQN
- a CDS encoding c-type cytochrome; amino-acid sequence: MTRLACRTSCLLLVVLCVLAGFNPAAKADTVSIQTLLQTQCLSCHQMDRKRVGPPFMDVARRYAQGDRAAAQRYLEKQIRQGSRGNWGAIPMPAQNRVNAEQARAIAAWLLNLTDTSTKESP
- the msrA gene encoding peptide-methionine (S)-S-oxide reductase MsrA; translated protein: MKETAVLGGGCFWCTEGVFQALRGVQSVVPGYCGGHVDEPTYEQVCGKQTGHIEVVRVEFDPAVISFRDLLHVFFLTHDPTTLDRQGADVGPQYASAIFCQNDEQRRIAFEVIDSLQSEFDQPIVTHVLDSSTFWPAETYHHNYFARNPEQGYCQMVIAPKLSKFRQRFQALLV
- a CDS encoding nucleoside recognition domain-containing protein, whose amino-acid sequence is MAHYLYTLLLRSLRMFYTVARIMLPIMIGVRIAAQLGLVEMAGRFIGPVMAWVGLPPEAGIVWATTALAGIYAGIGSMAALGDTLSLNAAQVSILGSMMLLAHNLPMEQAIVRKAGASFWLTALLRLGCALLYAALLAWLLPAAGLLQEPISLSWLYGQASSTQGGWEGWTDWLLGTAGSLLMTWLIILGLLLALSILEKIGVTRLLTRLLLPLLRFSGLEERVAPTTTVGVLLGLSYGGALIIDESRQQNYSPRTRLLALSWLSLCHSLIEDTLLIMALGANFWVVVAGRIALTLLVVGAMARLTLPGSPLYRRYLTSAGS
- a CDS encoding YeeE/YedE family protein, with amino-acid sequence MLFLTRSGFVLAGLALILGVTVVAGLRQGLLAILGIGFGAVLQGARFGFTTGWRNYIERRDPQGIWAQMLLLALAAALTLPLIARGGGELVGAVAPLTISLVLGAFLFGGAMQLADGCGSGTLYKAGAGAPISFAVLPAFAIGSFLGASHQPAWINLGGLPAVDLNQELGWPLALLLTIAACGAVAWLVGRGARRHQAETGATPAKWAMRWWMGALLLALLYLIHMIVAGQPWGIVYGIGLWGAKVFAALGWSPVGDAFWGAAPHAQRLAEPVLADVTSVTNFGLILGAMAASRWHHPVQFKAPAARTLWVGAVAGLIMGYSARMAFGCNVGAFLGGIASASLHGWIWFALAFAGSIIGVRIRHRLNP
- a CDS encoding sulfurtransferase, translating into MIKPIVVSLALAFSPLALSPAAAQTGAAASADQSSTGQALIFPRDLASHLNDPALRILDIRSPEEYAAGHVPGAVNTPYGAFRGPADNAGALRSEAELSALFSKAGISKDSYVVVTYAGANPTDFGAAARVYWTLKAGGLTQLSILDGGLQAWQAQGHALSKDTPAITPTQFNYTYRQDMVASTQEVASYIQSGQPPVLLDARPTPFFQGEQRVDAAARYGTLPGARELDFNTFFNSDKPTLKDKNEIVKLVKAQGLDNKPTISFCNTGHWASTNWFVLSEIAGNPNVRLYPESVVEWSRSDLPMDNQPSRFKALKLDTLRAVN